A genomic segment from Cricetulus griseus strain 17A/GY chromosome 8, alternate assembly CriGri-PICRH-1.0, whole genome shotgun sequence encodes:
- the LOC100766897 gene encoding LOW QUALITY PROTEIN: putative vomeronasal receptor-like protein 4 isoform X2 (The sequence of the model RefSeq protein was modified relative to this genomic sequence to represent the inferred CDS: substituted 1 base at 1 genomic stop codon) has translation MMLRXTHFPHMSSLKNALYFLTGLGVLANMFLLFIYTFIILVHRSKPMDLISCQLTFIHIVLVLTAGDIGLSEVFESLNIENDFKCKTIFYINRLMRGLSICITSLLSVFQAVTISPSTSFLAKFKHKLKKYMIYAFFYLWSFNLSFSSRWLFYVGVFVNVSETNHMKVNKYCSLLPMNSIIRVLISMVTTSRDVFLVGVMLTSSAYMVIILFRHQRHCKYLHSLSRLRASPEKKATQTILLLVVVFVVMYWVDFIISSTAVLLWMYHPVILTVQKFVMNAYPTITPLVQISSDNRIINMLTNLWSKCIGLRFNATPVKILISFFTEIDKPFQDSYGATKDLA, from the coding sequence ATGATGTTAAGATGAACGCACTTTCCACATATGTCCTCATTAAAGAATGCCCTTTATTTCCTAACTGGACTTGGAGTCCTGGCCAAtatgtttctcctttttatctaCACTTTCATAATCCTAGTTCATAGATCTAAGCCCATGGACCTGATCTCCTGTCAACTGACCTTCATCCACATAGTGCTGGTCCTCACTGCAGGGGATATTGGGCTTTCAGAGGTATTTGAGTCACTAAACATTGAGAATGACTTCAAATGTAAGACAATTTTTTACATAAACAGACTGATGAGAGGCCTCTCCATCTGCATCACCTCCCTCCTGAGTGTGTTCCAGGCTGTCACTATTAGTCCCAGTACCTCTTTCCTggcaaaatttaaacataaactaaaaaaatacatgatctATGCTTTCTTCTACCTTTGGTCTTTCAATTTGTCATTCAGTAGTAGGTGGCTCTTCTATGTTGGTGTTTTTGTCAATGTGAGTGAGACCAACCACATGAAGGTCAATAAATACTGCTCACTCTTGCCCATGAACTCTATCATTAGGGTACTGATTTCAATGGTGACAACCTCTAGAGATGTATTTCTTGTAGGAGTTATGCTGACCTCAAGTGCATACATGGTGATTATCTTGTTCAGACATCAGAGGCATTGCAAATATCTTCACAGCCTCAGCCGCCTGAGAGCGTCCCCTGAGAAAAAGGCCACACAGACCATCTTGCTGCTGGTGGTTGTCTTCGTGGTCATGTACTGGGTGGACTTCATCATCTCATCCACTGCAGTCCTGTTATGGATGTACCACCCAGTCATCCTGACTGTTCAGAAGTTTGTGATGAATGCCTATCCCACAATTACTCCTTTGGTACAAATCAGTTCTGATAACAGAATAATCAACATGCTGACAAACTTGTGGTCAAAGtgtattggattaag